A window of Xylophilus sp. GW821-FHT01B05 contains these coding sequences:
- a CDS encoding biopolymer transporter ExbD, which produces MAMNIPSAGGDEDQAIAAINTTPLVDVMLVLLIIFLITIPVVNYSVPVQVPKERNEVRESKPETVVLSVDAAGRIYWYDTPVRDVEGLADKLKKVAAQTPQPEVHIRGDWQSDYEPVGKIIYACQAAGIVKVGFITEPPARN; this is translated from the coding sequence ATGGCAATGAACATTCCATCGGCTGGTGGTGACGAGGACCAGGCCATCGCCGCCATCAACACCACGCCGCTGGTGGACGTGATGTTGGTGCTGCTGATCATCTTCCTCATCACCATTCCGGTCGTTAACTATTCGGTTCCGGTGCAGGTGCCGAAGGAGCGCAACGAGGTGCGCGAAAGCAAGCCGGAGACCGTCGTGCTGTCGGTGGATGCGGCAGGGCGGATCTACTGGTACGACACCCCCGTGCGCGACGTGGAAGGCCTGGCCGACAAGCTGAAGAAGGTGGCCGCGCAGACCCCGCAACCCGAGGTGCACATCCGCGGCGACTGGCAGTCTGACTACGAGCCGGTGGGCAAGATCATCTATGCGTGCCAGGCCGCCGGCATCGTCAAGGTGGGCTTCATCACCGAGCCACCCGCGCGCAACTGA
- a CDS encoding biopolymer transporter ExbD has protein sequence MRKQKQGRRSGTPSDEPMMDINTTPLIDVMLVLLIMLIITIPIQLHAVNLNMPNGNPPPSDIKPEVLRIDVDGRSTILWNGDAIADLPEVERRFEQVAAQAVQPEVHLRPDKHAQYKVVAGVMAAAQRVGLTKLGIVGSEQFIP, from the coding sequence ATGCGAAAACAAAAGCAAGGGCGCCGCAGCGGCACGCCTTCCGATGAGCCCATGATGGACATCAACACCACGCCGTTGATCGACGTGATGCTGGTGCTGCTGATCATGCTGATCATCACCATTCCGATCCAGTTGCACGCGGTCAACCTGAACATGCCCAACGGCAACCCGCCGCCGAGCGACATCAAGCCCGAGGTGTTGCGCATCGACGTCGATGGGCGCAGCACCATTCTGTGGAACGGCGACGCCATCGCCGATCTGCCGGAGGTCGAGCGGCGCTTCGAGCAGGTCGCGGCGCAAGCCGTGCAGCCCGAGGTGCATCTGCGCCCCGACAAGCACGCCCAATACAAGGTCGTGGCCGGCGTGATGGCCGCGGCGCAACGCGTGGGCCTGACCAAGCTGGGCATCGTCGGTTCGGAGCAATTCATTCCATGA
- a CDS encoding M81 family metallopeptidase has protein sequence MRVFSATLAVETNTFAPMPTGLASFKDFGYYPAGQHPDQMSLYAGPLWAARLRGAERGWQLCEGLVAGAQPGGTTTRHAYETLREELLADLRAVLPVDMVLLGLHGAMVADGYDDCEGDLLARVRKIVGPGVVVGVELDPHCHLTPAMVAHADLMIAFKEYPHTDVLERGLELVDLCAAMVEGRVKPVSAMVDCEMIVTVHTSREPARGFVDRIQSLEGQSGVLSISIAHGFSWGDVPEMGTKLLVYTDGDQAQADALARQLADELIAMRDGLTVHYPGIDAALDQALAFDGGLVVLADGADNPGGGAAGDATFILRRMIERGIGNAALGPMWDPVAVRIAFDAGVGARLPMRIGGKISPLSGDPLDLECTVKALKHGLVMSGLSGTPTPMGDCALVEAHGIEIVLITLRNQAMGTDLFTQLGCELAHKKMVVVKSSQHFYASYSRLAQHVIYAGAPGVVTLDISTLPYRKLRRPKWPLDVIAG, from the coding sequence ATGAGAGTCTTCAGCGCCACCCTCGCGGTAGAAACCAACACCTTCGCGCCGATGCCAACGGGCCTGGCTTCTTTCAAGGACTTTGGCTACTACCCGGCGGGCCAGCATCCCGACCAGATGAGCCTCTATGCCGGCCCGCTGTGGGCCGCGCGCCTGCGCGGTGCCGAGCGCGGCTGGCAATTGTGCGAGGGCCTGGTGGCCGGCGCGCAGCCCGGCGGCACGACCACGCGCCATGCCTACGAGACGCTGCGCGAAGAGCTGCTGGCCGACCTGCGCGCGGTGCTGCCCGTGGATATGGTGCTGCTCGGCCTGCACGGCGCGATGGTGGCCGACGGCTATGACGACTGCGAAGGCGACCTGCTGGCGCGCGTGCGCAAGATCGTCGGCCCGGGCGTGGTGGTGGGCGTGGAGCTTGATCCGCACTGCCACCTGACGCCGGCCATGGTGGCCCATGCCGACTTGATGATTGCCTTCAAGGAGTACCCGCACACCGATGTGCTGGAGCGCGGCCTTGAACTGGTCGACCTGTGCGCCGCCATGGTCGAAGGCCGGGTCAAGCCGGTGTCTGCCATGGTCGATTGCGAGATGATCGTCACCGTCCACACCTCGCGCGAACCGGCGCGCGGCTTTGTGGACCGTATCCAGTCGCTTGAAGGCCAGAGCGGCGTGCTGTCGATCTCGATTGCGCACGGCTTCTCATGGGGCGATGTGCCCGAGATGGGCACCAAGCTGCTGGTCTACACCGATGGTGATCAGGCGCAGGCCGATGCGCTGGCGCGCCAGTTGGCCGACGAGCTGATCGCCATGCGCGATGGCCTCACGGTCCATTACCCCGGCATCGACGCCGCGCTGGATCAGGCACTGGCCTTCGACGGCGGCCTGGTGGTGCTGGCCGATGGCGCCGACAACCCGGGCGGCGGTGCGGCGGGTGACGCTACCTTCATCCTGCGCCGCATGATCGAGCGCGGCATTGGCAACGCAGCCCTGGGCCCGATGTGGGACCCGGTTGCGGTGCGCATCGCCTTCGATGCCGGCGTGGGCGCCAGGCTGCCCATGCGCATCGGCGGCAAGATCAGCCCGCTCTCGGGCGATCCGCTTGACCTGGAATGCACGGTAAAGGCGCTGAAGCACGGCCTGGTGATGAGCGGCCTGTCTGGCACGCCCACGCCCATGGGCGATTGCGCGCTGGTCGAGGCCCACGGCATCGAGATCGTGCTGATCACGCTGCGCAACCAGGCCATGGGCACCGACCTGTTCACGCAGTTGGGCTGCGAGCTGGCACACAAGAAGATGGTCGTGGTGAAGTCATCGCAGCACTTCTATGCCTCGTACTCCAGGCTGGCGCAGCACGTGATCTATGCCGGCGCGCCCGGCGTCGTGACGCTGGATATCAGCACCCTGCCGTATCGCAAGCTGCGGCGCCCCAAGTGGCCGCTTGATGTAATCGCAGGTTGA
- a CDS encoding energy transducer TonB codes for MSRSKDFDPKTRFGPVGIGLMVLFHLLLGYALVSGLARQTIELIKKPMDATIITEVKLPPPPPPPPLPPKKIVRQEVPKAPPPPRPAYVPPPAVTPPVSTAPAITAVQSVEPVAPPPAAPPAPPAPPAPPAPQRSASTDIAVACPKQVRPEMPRKALNEGISGVVVAEVRIKGNHVTDVRFVSGPRVYHAAVRAAMMRYECQTTGDAEILATQEFIFKFD; via the coding sequence ATGAGCCGATCCAAAGACTTCGATCCCAAAACCCGCTTCGGTCCGGTCGGCATCGGCCTGATGGTGTTGTTTCACCTCTTGCTTGGATACGCGCTGGTGTCCGGTCTGGCGCGCCAGACGATAGAGCTGATCAAGAAGCCTATGGACGCCACCATCATCACCGAGGTCAAGCTGCCTCCGCCGCCGCCACCCCCACCGCTGCCGCCCAAGAAGATCGTCCGGCAAGAGGTGCCAAAGGCCCCGCCACCACCGCGACCGGCCTATGTGCCGCCGCCGGCGGTGACACCACCCGTGAGCACGGCACCCGCCATTACTGCCGTGCAAAGCGTCGAGCCCGTGGCGCCGCCGCCTGCTGCACCACCGGCGCCGCCCGCACCACCCGCGCCACCAGCGCCGCAGCGATCGGCCTCCACCGACATCGCGGTGGCCTGCCCGAAGCAGGTCAGGCCCGAGATGCCGCGCAAGGCACTGAACGAAGGCATCAGCGGTGTCGTCGTGGCCGAGGTGCGCATCAAGGGCAACCATGTGACCGATGTGCGCTTTGTGTCGGGGCCGCGCGTCTACCACGCGGCGGTGCGCGCGGCGATGATGCGCTACGAATGCCAGACCACGGGCGACGCCGAGATCCTGGCCACGCAGGAATTCATCTTCAAGTTCGACTAG